The DNA window CTGCTTGTGCTTACTGGTATATTTTGCTCGGTGAAGTCATCAACCAAAACCATTGTTTTAGCCTTGCGGTAGCGTGAAATTGCACTGTGTACCATAATGCGGCGGATCCATCCTTCAAGGCTGCCCTCACCCCGGTAGTTGTGCATGTTCTTGAACATCTTAATAAAGCCTTCCTGTAGAATGTCTTGGGCTTCGTCTTTATCCTTTGCATAGCGCATGCATACGGCCAGCATTTTGGGTGCAAGTGTTTTATAAAGCAACTCCTGTTGTTTTCTGTCGTTCTTCAGGCATCCTTCCCAAAGGGCTGCCAATTTTGTGTCGGTGTTCGGTGTCATAGTGATATTGTATTGATTCAGGTTATGCCAAAAATCAGCCATTTATATAAATCGGTGATAATCAGTTTTTTAAAATTTAACTAAACTTTTAAGTGTTCGCTTCCGTACGGTAACCGTTCTTAATCGAACGACTTTATAAGTGTGTGATGTACACTAAGCAAAAACAACCCTACGCACTATATTTAAGATGTGATACATTATAGTTTAATAATTTATTGGAAGTTGCCGCAGGACAAACTTTAACACAGCTATAAAGGCGTTGTCGCCGTAATCAAAAACAGTATATTTGTACTATCCGGGATAAAAACCCGGCAATATTATGATTAAGGAAGTTGAGGTTGTTTGCCCGCCCGGGCAACAGGATGATCAAGATGTTTTAAAGGCACTTGTATCTGCCAGTATTAGTATCTCTCCAAAAAGAATTACCGGCGTAAAGGTTATCAAGCGATCGATAGATGCCCGAGGGCGTAAGGTGGTATACCGTATGCAGGTGCAGGCTTTTATAGATGAACCGATAGTTCCGGAGATTTTTAATCATCATTATAAGAACGTAAAAGATGCTGAGCAGGTAATAATTGTTGGTGCTGGCCCTGCTGGCCTTTTTGCTGCTTTGCAATGTATAGATAAAGGATTAAAGCCAATAGTACTGGAGCGGGGTAAGGATGTAAAACAGCGCCGACGAGATCTGGCCAATATAAACAAGCAAGGCTTGGTCAACCCGGACTCTAACTATTGCTTTGGAGAGGGTGGCGCGGGTACTTATTCGGATGGAAAACTATATACACGGAGCACTAAGCGTGGCGATGTTAATGGTGTGCTGAGGACTTTTGTAGCACATGGCGCTACAGAAGACATTTTGGTAGATGCCCGGCCGCATATTGGCACAAACAAACTTCCGCAGATTATTACAGCTATGCGCGAAAGTATTTTGGATGCAGGCGGCGAAGTGCTGTTTGATACCAAGGTGACATCGTTGGTTGTTCAGTTTGGCAAGATAACCGGTGTGCAGCTGGCAAATGGGGAAAAGTTGCTGGCAGATGCCGTAATACTAGCCACCGGGCACTCCGCTCATGATGTTTTTAGAATGCTGCACAGTCAGGGTATTTCAATAGAAGCAAAGCCCTTTGCGCTGGGTGTGCGAATAGAGCATCCGCAGGAAATAATAGACAGAGCCCAATATCATTGTGAATACCGCGGGCCTGATCTTCCTCCATCGTACTACAACCTGGTAGAACAGGTAGATGGCCGCGGGGTGTTTTCGTTTTGTATGTGCCCGGGCGGCATTATAGCGCCTTGCGCTACTGATGTAAACGAAATAGTAGTAAATGGCTGGAGCCCATCCAAACGCAATAACCCGTTTGCTAACTCGGGTACTGTGGTACAGATAAATATGGAAGATGTACCTGGCGATTTGAATGATCCATTTAGAATGTTAAACTTTCAGCAGCAGGCCGAACATCTGGCGTTTAAAGCTGGTGGTGGTAATTTGGTTGCGCCGGCTCAGCGTATGGTTGATTTTGTGGAAGGAAGGATATCAGCTGATCTGCCTGTAAATTCCTATTTGCCCGGATGCAAGAGTACTGATCTAATAGAAGTACTTCCCAACTGGATACATGCGCGCTTGCGTAAAGCCTTACCTGCATTTGGCAGAAAGATGAAGGGGTATTATACTAATGAAGCAATATTGGTAGGCGTAGAATCAAGGACTTCATCCCCGGTTAAGATACCTCGTGACAAAGAAACCCTTCAGCACCCGCAATTGGCAGGTTTGTATCCATGTGGCGAGGGTGCCGGTTATGCGGGCGGTATAATCTCGGCAGCTATAGATGGTGTGAATTGCGCTAATGCTGCTGCGGCATTTCTAAGTTAAATTTTCACTATAGATCGTTCAATTCCTATTACAGAGTATGTAAGATAAGGTGTAATTTGGACAAGAATAGATCAACCTTAAAGTGAAAGAACAATACTTATCTAACAGGCTTTTCAGAGCTGCCTTATTTTTATTTTCAATCTGCTGCTGCCTATTTACAAGTAATGCTTACAGCCAGGCTGAGGTAGAACCCTGGGGCAATATCAGGGGTATACGCCACAAGGGCCAGCTATATGGATTTGAGTCGAGCATTCGGGTAATCTCTGAAGATGGCAGGAATGTATATGCCACTGCAAAAGAACGCCAGCAGCCTAAATACAAACGGAGTGGTAAAAGCCAGATAGTGAGCACCCGCATAGACAGCTTGTACTTTACCGAGGCTGTAACAGATGTGAGTGGCGGTAAGGTTAAGGTTGTTGTGCAGGCGGATGCAAGAAAGGACATGACAGTTAAAGGTGTGTTCTTCTGCATATCACTCCCCAACGAAGAGTACCAGTATAGTCGGGTAGAGTTATCCGGTGTAAAGAATGATTCTCTCAAGGAGGCTGCTCCTGAATTTAGCAATACCTACCTGAATGTTCGCGCAAAAAGCATCCAATTCACAGCTTCTAAGCGGAAACTGAAGGTTTCTTTCGATCAGCCGGAAATGGTGATTGTTCGCAGGGAGCCAACCAGGGGTCTAGAATTGTACATTCCGGTAGCTTTGGCAGAAATTAAGAGTGGTGCGAAGCTAAGTAAAAGCTTTACTATTAAAACATGGGGAGA is part of the Mucilaginibacter terrenus genome and encodes:
- a CDS encoding RNA polymerase sigma factor → MTPNTDTKLAALWEGCLKNDRKQQELLYKTLAPKMLAVCMRYAKDKDEAQDILQEGFIKMFKNMHNYRGEGSLEGWIRRIMVHSAISRYRKAKTMVLVDDFTEQNIPVSTSSNGNGLEAKELMAMVQDLPTTYRSVFSMYAIEGYSHQEIGSKLGMSELLSRTTLHRARTILKNKLNSLAVRESHCLAC
- a CDS encoding NAD(P)/FAD-dependent oxidoreductase, encoding MIKEVEVVCPPGQQDDQDVLKALVSASISISPKRITGVKVIKRSIDARGRKVVYRMQVQAFIDEPIVPEIFNHHYKNVKDAEQVIIVGAGPAGLFAALQCIDKGLKPIVLERGKDVKQRRRDLANINKQGLVNPDSNYCFGEGGAGTYSDGKLYTRSTKRGDVNGVLRTFVAHGATEDILVDARPHIGTNKLPQIITAMRESILDAGGEVLFDTKVTSLVVQFGKITGVQLANGEKLLADAVILATGHSAHDVFRMLHSQGISIEAKPFALGVRIEHPQEIIDRAQYHCEYRGPDLPPSYYNLVEQVDGRGVFSFCMCPGGIIAPCATDVNEIVVNGWSPSKRNNPFANSGTVVQINMEDVPGDLNDPFRMLNFQQQAEHLAFKAGGGNLVAPAQRMVDFVEGRISADLPVNSYLPGCKSTDLIEVLPNWIHARLRKALPAFGRKMKGYYTNEAILVGVESRTSSPVKIPRDKETLQHPQLAGLYPCGEGAGYAGGIISAAIDGVNCANAAAAFLS